The following are from one region of the Halobacteriovorax vibrionivorans genome:
- a CDS encoding ferredoxin, which yields MANKDMKHKDNVAGKWYCTDPDDDNGEGCIACNVCYTGAPEFFAEDEDGNAYVKKQPETPEDEELCQEQMDACPVASIGDDG from the coding sequence ATGGCAAACAAAGATATGAAGCATAAGGATAATGTAGCAGGTAAGTGGTACTGTACAGATCCTGATGATGATAATGGAGAAGGATGCATTGCATGTAACGTTTGTTACACAGGTGCACCAGAGTTTTTCGCTGAAGATGAGGACGGAAATGCTTATGTTAAGAAGCAGCCTGAAACTCCTGAAGATGAAGAGCTTTGCCAAGAGCAAATGGATGCATGTCCAGTTGCTTCAATCGGTGATGACGGATAA
- the queC gene encoding 7-cyano-7-deazaguanine synthase QueC, which yields MKSDKLAVVLVSGGMDSLVCAAIANEKHENLAFLHLNYGQKTEERELDCFQKIADHYGVDKSLRKVIDVSFLKQIGGSSLTDDGIDVKQYKGDSEEIPDSYVPFRNTHIIAMAVSWSEVVGAKNIYIGAVNEDSSGYPDCRPSYYAAYNELIKQGTKDGDIEIITPVIDMAKNEIVQKAVDLGAPLQFSYSCYARGDKACGVCDSCALRLRGFQKAGIEDPIEYDQRPNYL from the coding sequence TTGAAAAGTGATAAACTTGCAGTTGTATTAGTTAGTGGTGGTATGGATTCGTTAGTTTGTGCTGCAATTGCAAATGAGAAGCATGAGAACCTTGCATTTCTTCACCTTAACTACGGACAAAAAACTGAAGAACGAGAGCTTGATTGCTTCCAAAAAATCGCTGATCACTACGGTGTAGATAAATCTCTTCGTAAAGTAATCGACGTATCTTTCTTAAAGCAGATTGGTGGAAGCTCACTGACTGACGATGGAATTGATGTAAAACAATACAAAGGTGACTCAGAAGAAATCCCTGATAGTTACGTACCTTTTAGAAATACTCACATCATTGCAATGGCCGTATCTTGGTCAGAGGTTGTTGGTGCAAAGAATATCTACATAGGTGCTGTTAACGAAGATTCATCTGGTTATCCAGATTGTCGTCCAAGTTACTACGCAGCTTATAATGAGCTAATCAAGCAGGGAACAAAGGATGGTGATATCGAAATCATCACTCCAGTAATTGATATGGCAAAGAATGAGATTGTCCAAAAAGCGGTAGACCTAGGTGCTCCACTTCAATTTTCTTATTCATGTTATGCTCGAGGGGACAAAGCATGTGGAGTGTGTGATTCATGCGCTCTAAGACTTAGAGGCTTTCAAAAGGCCGGGATTGAAGATCCGATTGAGTACGATCAAAGACCGAATTACTTATAA
- a CDS encoding ABC transporter transmembrane domain-containing protein, with translation MKSYLNKKLTSLVVSQFIHYWYYYIGAFICLYLTHNIQSELPFIAKDLAEKISEGISIPVGHLFLLALGIIIFRTSSRLLFFYPARVLQKILRFELMKKLETVSPSRYKEFSKGQIFQIIGGDLEHVRALVGFALLQIANIIIALSILVPKLLSFNKELFVALLPMFFAFIVFSVIVSTNRKFYRKTQDLQGEVQNTIIETYAGKKTIKNFHAEKAFIDLFSKKSQEELDNFYEAGKRVGISIPLMPTGVGLSLVWGAFIIYKEQLGASSLILFSGFVYLFLEPIMFLAWIGVVFTRSAGAWARVRELVGAMNSESDLEKSLKREFSLKKKEEIVELQLPFWERDLALKVHVGQKNAVVGKTGCGKSELLIKISELLKLQSHTTSYVAQDPYLYNGTIFENLSLGQDFSEEESKRAYELLKIFGLDYLAQDRESLFNLVVGENGKRLSGGQIKRVALIKSLLFDSEFIIWDDPFSSIDVVLERDILKRLNDMGVFDGRTLIMSTHRYTTAMQCDHLSLICDDGGLLEEMTVEAFKKKEENSNLEGEIYEHFKKQLL, from the coding sequence ATGAAAAGCTATCTTAATAAAAAATTAACTTCACTAGTTGTGAGCCAATTTATTCATTACTGGTATTACTATATAGGGGCTTTTATTTGTCTCTATTTAACTCATAATATTCAAAGTGAATTACCATTTATTGCTAAAGATTTGGCAGAGAAAATATCAGAGGGAATTTCAATTCCTGTGGGGCATTTATTTTTATTAGCTCTAGGGATTATTATCTTTAGAACTTCATCTAGGCTTCTCTTCTTTTACCCAGCACGAGTCCTGCAAAAGATCTTAAGATTTGAGTTAATGAAGAAGCTTGAGACAGTCAGCCCATCTCGCTATAAAGAATTTTCTAAAGGACAAATCTTTCAAATTATTGGAGGGGACTTAGAGCACGTTAGGGCCCTCGTTGGTTTTGCTCTACTTCAAATTGCAAATATCATTATTGCACTTTCGATTCTTGTTCCAAAACTTTTAAGCTTTAATAAAGAATTATTTGTTGCCTTACTGCCGATGTTCTTTGCTTTCATCGTCTTCAGCGTCATTGTCTCCACGAATAGAAAATTTTATCGAAAAACTCAAGACCTACAAGGTGAAGTTCAAAATACAATTATTGAAACTTATGCAGGAAAGAAAACAATCAAAAACTTTCATGCAGAAAAAGCATTTATTGATTTATTCTCAAAGAAGTCTCAAGAAGAATTAGATAACTTCTATGAAGCCGGTAAGCGAGTCGGTATCTCGATTCCTCTTATGCCTACTGGTGTGGGGTTATCGCTTGTTTGGGGTGCTTTTATTATTTATAAGGAACAGCTTGGTGCATCTTCCCTGATCTTATTTTCTGGTTTTGTTTACCTATTCTTAGAACCAATTATGTTCCTAGCTTGGATTGGAGTTGTCTTTACTCGTTCTGCTGGTGCATGGGCCAGAGTAAGAGAGCTCGTTGGTGCCATGAATAGTGAAAGTGATTTAGAAAAGTCTTTGAAACGAGAGTTCTCATTAAAGAAGAAAGAGGAAATTGTAGAGTTACAACTTCCATTTTGGGAACGTGATTTAGCACTTAAAGTTCATGTGGGTCAAAAGAATGCAGTTGTTGGAAAGACTGGTTGTGGGAAATCTGAGCTACTAATAAAGATCAGTGAACTTTTAAAGCTACAATCTCATACAACAAGTTATGTCGCACAAGATCCATATCTATATAATGGAACTATTTTTGAAAACTTATCACTGGGCCAAGACTTTAGCGAAGAGGAGTCTAAAAGAGCCTACGAGTTATTAAAAATATTTGGATTAGATTATCTCGCCCAGGACCGTGAAAGCTTATTTAATTTAGTTGTAGGGGAGAATGGTAAGAGATTATCAGGTGGACAAATTAAACGTGTTGCACTCATAAAGTCTCTACTCTTTGATAGTGAGTTTATTATTTGGGATGATCCATTTTCATCGATTGATGTTGTACTCGAAAGAGATATTTTAAAGCGTTTAAACGATATGGGCGTTTTTGATGGCAGAACACTTATTATGTCTACTCACCGCTATACAACGGCCATGCAGTGTGATCACTTATCTCTTATTTGTGATGATGGTGGTCTCTTAGAAGAAATGACAGTTGAGGCCTTTAAGAAAAAAGAAGAAAACAGTAATTTAGAAGGAGAAATATATGAACATTTCAAAAAACAACTCCTCTAA
- a CDS encoding sensor histidine kinase — MTYIAAILLVLLLVSMATTMHMVIKNKQLEVDKNDLSQSLEEKQHLLSVLFHDLSNSTTLLSLLSDSTILAMKDKEGILKNLGRVSGVIENMSELIQHIRKIQSIESGKSTIKLEPVKLEDTIKSSIQLVRKRLDKKGQHIRLEILNKNLKAMAEPSSLNQSVFTNLITNASKFSPQGSEILIKVSNRNSAIQVDIIDQGIGIPESMLSGLFSFTNETHREGTHGEEGSGFGLPVVKKYMNFYGGDIKAFNNRDEIGSTFRLKFVNAAYVDTSIDTQIVAKRSLSNRDKDVLEIHH, encoded by the coding sequence GTGACCTATATCGCCGCGATTCTCTTAGTATTACTCTTAGTATCCATGGCAACAACAATGCACATGGTCATTAAAAATAAACAGCTTGAGGTCGATAAGAACGATCTTTCTCAAAGTCTTGAAGAAAAGCAGCACTTATTATCTGTCCTCTTCCACGACCTCTCTAATTCAACAACATTATTATCTCTTTTAAGTGACTCAACAATATTGGCAATGAAAGATAAAGAAGGGATTCTTAAAAATCTTGGTCGAGTAAGTGGTGTGATTGAGAATATGAGTGAATTAATTCAACATATAAGAAAAATCCAGTCTATCGAATCCGGAAAATCCACAATCAAATTAGAGCCTGTTAAATTAGAAGATACAATAAAGAGCTCAATTCAGTTAGTGCGAAAGAGGCTCGATAAGAAAGGACAGCATATTAGGCTTGAGATTCTTAATAAAAACCTAAAAGCAATGGCCGAACCATCTTCCTTAAATCAAAGTGTCTTCACAAATCTTATTACTAATGCTTCAAAATTCTCTCCACAAGGATCAGAGATCCTAATCAAAGTCAGCAACAGAAACTCAGCAATTCAGGTTGATATTATTGACCAAGGAATAGGTATTCCAGAAAGTATGCTAAGTGGTCTTTTCTCATTTACAAATGAAACTCATCGAGAAGGAACTCACGGCGAAGAAGGCTCAGGCTTTGGCCTTCCAGTGGTTAAGAAGTATATGAATTTCTACGGCGGAGATATTAAGGCATTTAATAATCGAGACGAAATAGGATCGACATTTCGCTTAAAATTCGTAAATGCAGCATATGTTGACACATCAATTGATACTCAAATTGTAGCAAAAAGAAGCCTTAGCAATCGAGATAAAGATGTCTTAGAAATCCATCATTAA
- a CDS encoding phospho-sugar mutase — MTTSLEKANAWANNPYFDDESRAEIQKLIDADDMKEIEERFYKDIEFGTGGLRSILGAGHNRINKYTVRRATQALAGEVLDHSSKNGITNPSIAVSYDSRKFSFEFAKEVCGVMAANGIKSYIYKRLNPVPMLSYSVRYHKAQAGVMVTASHNPPEYNGYKVYWNDGAQVTPPNDKNIINRYYDITSYDAVKFMEFDQAEKEGFIHWVGEDVEQSFYNDILSKTVNPEMCKKDGKDLKIVYTPIHGTGLIPCTTALAQLGFTNVEVVKEQAQPDSSFPTVSSPNPENPSAMKMAVDLMKETGADIAYGSDPDTDRLGVAFEHEGEVQYINGNQIGILMLYYMLHSLKENGTMPANPYFVKTVVTTPLQELIADKYGVKSYSTLTGFKWICGLMNKIEKEDPSANFLFGTEESFGYLPHDFVRDKDGVASITFMSEVALYFKKQGLNLIEALDKIYEEFGFSQETLLNLVYQGREGAEKITRIMSHFRDLAPSSLCGQDIHVIEDYQTGIVKDLESGEESKLEYPVSNVIGYHFKNGNRLYLRPSGTEPKIKFYIMIQEKEGSLADKKAKASKVTDEFLAFINKTAEGL; from the coding sequence ATGACAACGAGCCTTGAAAAAGCTAATGCTTGGGCCAATAACCCTTACTTTGACGACGAGTCACGCGCTGAAATCCAAAAATTAATCGACGCTGACGATATGAAAGAGATCGAAGAAAGATTTTATAAAGATATCGAGTTCGGTACAGGTGGACTACGTTCCATTCTTGGGGCCGGACATAATCGCATTAATAAATATACTGTTCGTCGTGCTACACAGGCCCTTGCGGGTGAAGTACTAGATCACAGCTCTAAAAATGGAATTACAAACCCATCAATTGCTGTAAGCTACGATTCGAGAAAATTCTCTTTCGAATTTGCAAAAGAAGTTTGTGGCGTTATGGCGGCCAATGGAATCAAGTCTTATATCTACAAAAGACTTAATCCAGTGCCAATGCTTTCTTACTCTGTAAGATATCATAAGGCCCAAGCAGGAGTTATGGTAACGGCTTCTCACAACCCTCCTGAGTACAATGGCTACAAGGTATACTGGAATGATGGAGCACAGGTTACTCCTCCAAATGATAAGAATATTATTAATCGCTACTACGATATTACTTCTTATGATGCAGTTAAATTCATGGAATTTGACCAAGCTGAAAAAGAAGGATTTATTCACTGGGTTGGCGAAGATGTTGAACAAAGCTTCTATAACGATATCTTATCAAAAACAGTAAATCCTGAAATGTGTAAGAAAGATGGGAAGGATCTAAAAATCGTCTATACTCCAATTCACGGAACAGGACTAATTCCTTGTACAACGGCCTTAGCACAACTTGGGTTCACAAATGTTGAAGTAGTAAAAGAGCAGGCCCAGCCAGATTCAAGTTTTCCAACAGTAAGCTCACCTAATCCAGAAAATCCATCGGCAATGAAAATGGCCGTTGATTTAATGAAAGAAACTGGAGCTGATATCGCTTATGGTTCAGACCCAGATACAGATCGTCTTGGAGTTGCTTTTGAACACGAAGGTGAAGTTCAGTATATCAACGGAAACCAAATCGGAATCCTGATGCTTTACTATATGTTACATAGCCTAAAAGAAAATGGAACAATGCCTGCAAATCCATACTTTGTTAAAACTGTTGTAACAACTCCTCTACAAGAACTTATTGCAGATAAGTACGGAGTTAAATCATATTCTACTCTTACTGGGTTCAAATGGATCTGTGGACTTATGAATAAGATCGAAAAAGAAGATCCATCTGCAAACTTCCTATTTGGAACTGAGGAATCATTTGGTTACCTACCTCATGACTTTGTTCGAGATAAAGATGGTGTTGCTTCAATAACATTCATGTCAGAAGTAGCTCTCTACTTCAAAAAACAAGGCCTAAACTTAATTGAGGCCCTCGATAAAATCTATGAAGAATTTGGCTTTAGCCAAGAGACCCTTTTAAATCTTGTTTACCAAGGTAGAGAAGGGGCCGAAAAAATTACACGAATTATGAGTCATTTTAGAGACTTAGCTCCGTCGAGCTTGTGTGGTCAGGATATTCACGTTATAGAAGACTATCAGACAGGTATTGTTAAAGATCTTGAATCTGGTGAAGAATCAAAGCTGGAGTATCCAGTAAGTAATGTAATTGGTTACCACTTTAAAAATGGAAACCGCCTGTATCTTCGCCCATCTGGAACAGAACCAAAAATTAAGTTCTACATAATGATTCAGGAAAAAGAAGGAAGCTTAGCAGATAAAAAAGCAAAAGCTTCAAAAGTAACTGATGAGTTCTTAGCGTTTATTAATAAAACAGCAGAAGGACTATAA
- a CDS encoding DsbA family protein, translated as MIKKSKIALGLIAISAMGLIACTSDVNSKPNFLFKKAPNDTAVIKFNGKEVSHDELFKGSEAEIYEMKQKLYELKLGKVKAYLLEQYKNEDPARTSMNMENFIDTVVAKDIEITEEEINAFAKERNIPQMNPQLKVRIIDFLKNTKKRDAIEAYIAKKTKDSPVEIYLAKPERPRFDIPVTGNEPTFGGKDVAVTIVEYSDFQCPFCAKGVEIMNEIKKAYGNKVKIVFKNFPLSFHKDAAKAAEAALCANEQSSEKFWKLHDEMFADQSGLAVDGLKAKAKKVGLDQKKFNECLDSGKMKSQVDATVQEGVKVGVKSTPTFYVNGMLINGAQPFEVFKELIDSEMTK; from the coding sequence ATGATCAAAAAATCCAAGATTGCTCTTGGTCTGATTGCTATTTCTGCAATGGGACTAATTGCTTGTACGAGTGATGTAAATTCAAAGCCTAATTTTCTATTTAAGAAGGCTCCAAATGATACAGCTGTAATTAAATTCAATGGAAAAGAAGTAAGTCACGATGAATTATTCAAAGGTTCAGAGGCCGAAATCTATGAAATGAAGCAAAAGCTTTATGAGCTGAAGCTAGGGAAGGTAAAAGCCTACCTACTTGAACAATATAAGAATGAAGACCCAGCTCGTACTTCAATGAATATGGAAAACTTTATTGATACAGTTGTTGCTAAAGATATTGAGATCACAGAAGAAGAAATCAATGCTTTCGCAAAAGAGAGAAATATTCCACAGATGAATCCACAACTAAAAGTGAGAATTATCGACTTCCTAAAGAATACAAAAAAGCGTGATGCTATTGAAGCTTATATCGCTAAGAAAACAAAGGACTCACCAGTTGAGATCTATCTTGCAAAGCCTGAGAGACCTCGCTTCGATATTCCTGTTACTGGAAATGAGCCAACTTTTGGTGGAAAAGATGTAGCAGTAACTATTGTTGAGTATTCTGACTTCCAGTGTCCTTTCTGTGCAAAGGGTGTTGAGATTATGAACGAAATCAAAAAAGCTTATGGAAATAAGGTTAAGATTGTATTTAAGAATTTTCCACTTAGCTTCCATAAAGATGCTGCAAAAGCTGCTGAAGCTGCACTATGTGCAAATGAACAATCATCTGAGAAATTTTGGAAATTACATGATGAGATGTTTGCTGATCAGTCAGGTCTAGCAGTTGATGGACTTAAGGCCAAGGCGAAGAAAGTTGGACTTGATCAAAAGAAATTTAATGAATGTCTTGATTCTGGAAAGATGAAGTCACAAGTTGATGCTACTGTACAAGAAGGTGTAAAGGTTGGTGTTAAATCAACTCCAACATTCTACGTAAATGGTATGTTAATCAATGGAGCTCAACCATTTGAGGTATTTAAAGAGCTTATTGATTCAGAAATGACAAAGTAA
- a CDS encoding branched-chain amino acid aminotransferase has protein sequence MKVLASAKEAIENFSMPDKVGFGKVLLPIMATCEFKRGEWGELEIRPYAKLELDPTCKVLHYGQEIFEGMKAYNYKGNGPNLFRPLENFKRFNHSARRMAMPEVPNEIFVNAVNTITKMGENFIPKRSGESLYIRPFMIATENNLGIKPSEEFLFMVIASPVESYFSGGSYKVLIERQMVRACPGGMGTAKTGGNYAGALNSGVRTQKLGLHQSLWLSASDRKSIEELSGMNFFAVIDGEIHTPELTETILDGITRRSLIDIARSKGLKVIERKMSIDDLIEDIKSNKCTECFSCGTAAIITPICSLHEESGERYNVKEEFGPTTKMLRETLLGIQEQTVEDQFNWVVKL, from the coding sequence ATGAAAGTTTTAGCAAGTGCTAAAGAGGCCATCGAAAATTTTTCGATGCCTGATAAAGTAGGATTTGGAAAAGTTCTTTTACCAATTATGGCAACGTGTGAATTCAAGCGTGGCGAATGGGGCGAGCTTGAGATTAGGCCATATGCAAAACTTGAACTAGATCCAACATGTAAAGTTCTTCATTACGGACAAGAGATCTTTGAAGGAATGAAGGCATATAATTACAAAGGAAATGGACCAAACCTCTTTCGTCCATTAGAGAACTTCAAACGCTTTAATCATTCAGCAAGAAGAATGGCCATGCCAGAAGTTCCAAATGAGATTTTTGTAAATGCGGTAAATACAATTACAAAGATGGGTGAAAACTTCATCCCAAAAAGAAGTGGTGAATCTCTTTATATAAGACCGTTTATGATCGCAACAGAAAATAACCTTGGGATAAAGCCAAGTGAAGAGTTTCTCTTCATGGTTATCGCCTCACCTGTTGAGTCTTATTTTTCTGGTGGTAGCTATAAAGTTTTAATTGAAAGACAAATGGTTCGTGCCTGCCCAGGAGGAATGGGGACAGCAAAAACAGGCGGTAATTATGCAGGAGCTCTAAACTCTGGTGTACGCACGCAAAAGCTTGGCCTTCACCAAAGTCTTTGGTTATCTGCAAGTGATAGAAAGTCTATTGAAGAACTGAGTGGAATGAATTTCTTTGCTGTCATTGATGGAGAAATTCACACTCCAGAATTAACAGAGACAATTCTTGATGGAATCACACGTCGCTCACTCATTGATATTGCACGCTCAAAAGGACTTAAGGTTATTGAGAGAAAGATGAGTATCGATGATTTAATTGAAGATATTAAATCAAATAAATGCACGGAATGCTTTTCTTGTGGAACGGCCGCTATTATCACTCCAATATGCTCTCTTCATGAAGAAAGTGGAGAAAGATATAATGTGAAAGAAGAATTTGGTCCAACCACAAAAATGCTAAGAGAGACTCTTCTCGGTATTCAAGAACAAACAGTGGAAGATCAATTTAACTGGGTTGTAAAACTTTAG
- a CDS encoding putative Na+/H+ antiporter, producing MNPTNLQLVGTILFACAILHTFLVSKIQHLAHKYPEGSMMENLLHFLGEVEAVFGMWAAAFIVYYSATQGFAVYDDHHKVIGGALKYLEQDVNYTEAAFVFVIMCMAGTRPIIVLAEKIIGMIAKVLPFPGKMAFYISALIIGPILGSFITEPAAMTVTALILLDYFFTDEKMSMKFKYATIGLLFVNVSIGGTLSHFAAPPVLMVAGKWHWGFMHMLTNFGYKATISIIVGTLVIAFLFKNELAGKLEIKEKSENWLAPTWWMTLIHIIFMGLVVFSAHHMVFFLGLFLFFLGFTTVTNEYQDQIKLKESLLVGFFLGGLVTLGGQQGWWLQPILTQLGDFVLFVGATSLTAITDNAALTYLGTLVELTDSAKYNLVAGAVAGGGLTVIANAPNPAGFGILKGTFGKDGINPGKLLLGALFPTILAMVFFQILPNLGK from the coding sequence ATGAATCCAACTAATCTACAGCTCGTAGGTACGATTCTATTTGCATGTGCCATCTTGCACACGTTTCTAGTTTCGAAAATTCAACATTTAGCACACAAGTACCCAGAAGGGTCGATGATGGAAAACCTTTTACACTTCTTAGGTGAAGTTGAAGCGGTTTTTGGAATGTGGGCAGCTGCTTTTATTGTTTATTACAGTGCAACTCAAGGTTTTGCTGTTTACGATGATCACCACAAGGTTATTGGCGGTGCTCTAAAGTATCTTGAACAAGACGTTAACTACACAGAAGCAGCCTTTGTTTTTGTTATTATGTGTATGGCCGGTACGAGACCAATTATCGTTCTTGCTGAAAAAATTATTGGTATGATTGCTAAGGTTCTACCTTTCCCTGGAAAGATGGCCTTCTATATTTCAGCTCTTATCATTGGGCCTATCCTAGGTTCATTCATTACTGAGCCTGCGGCAATGACTGTTACGGCACTAATCCTTCTTGATTACTTCTTCACAGATGAGAAGATGAGTATGAAGTTTAAGTATGCAACGATTGGTCTTTTATTTGTAAACGTTTCAATCGGTGGTACTCTGTCTCACTTTGCTGCTCCACCTGTTTTAATGGTTGCTGGAAAATGGCACTGGGGATTCATGCACATGCTGACTAACTTCGGTTATAAAGCAACGATTTCAATTATTGTTGGAACATTAGTTATTGCATTCCTATTTAAAAATGAACTTGCAGGAAAGCTTGAAATTAAAGAAAAGAGTGAAAATTGGCTTGCTCCAACTTGGTGGATGACATTAATTCATATCATCTTCATGGGACTAGTTGTTTTCTCTGCTCACCATATGGTTTTCTTCCTAGGTCTATTCCTATTCTTCCTAGGTTTCACAACAGTAACTAACGAATACCAAGATCAAATCAAACTAAAAGAATCACTTCTTGTTGGTTTCTTCCTTGGTGGTCTTGTTACACTTGGTGGACAACAAGGTTGGTGGCTACAACCGATCCTAACTCAGTTAGGTGATTTTGTTCTCTTTGTTGGTGCAACTTCACTTACAGCGATTACTGATAACGCAGCTCTTACTTATCTAGGGACACTTGTTGAACTTACAGATTCGGCTAAGTATAACCTTGTCGCTGGTGCGGTTGCCGGTGGTGGTCTTACTGTTATTGCCAATGCTCCAAACCCTGCTGGTTTTGGAATCCTTAAGGGGACATTTGGTAAAGATGGGATTAATCCTGGAAAGCTTCTTCTTGGAGCCTTATTTCCAACAATCCTAGCAATGGTATTCTTCCAAATTCTTCCTAATCTAGGAAAGTAG
- a CDS encoding ATP-binding cassette domain-containing protein, with protein MNISKNNSSKFLFFEGSGKYLLSMTLCLVISSALGASLPQLINKLTANYDNEAIYRQTLLIMTFVFLGTAINRAVYNLIINRYVVGMVQFVRTHCYSKWLSSVELQTSKENRNDRYPQGEVLARIMSDTESLRELVTSGTFGIIIDIFFVLASLVSFVSLNAIAGAYLAAIQFGAALILIWCSKYMRAVFLSVRNSRAKLYRVVADLIGGVRENYYNPAKQYTSKKSLVVFDEFLRKILSSNVWDASYYSFAESLFPVFLACAIFIIPNSGITQVALIFALIDLIQRSINPIKDVSSKVANIQRAATGVGRIDEFLTDLEREKSSDIDAKRRKYDVDTMDIDIQKFTYPAKGKNSTPFTLEDINFSANQGDLIGIVGLSGSGKSTLLNIMAANIIPDEGRVYVQNHDGLKKEYNFDYIDDFNEYRELIGIVSQDSHIFSESVEFNITMGQPGFGDFDSFWNEVCTQISYISKWGIRPDTVLDQNEISLGQKQLISAIRSCYLKKPIVLFDEISSSLDSDLEEALRRMILFVQKQAVTIIVAHRVETILEAQQIIVMEGGRIVAKGTHGELKNTSPQYDQFVKELSN; from the coding sequence ATGAACATTTCAAAAAACAACTCCTCTAAGTTTTTATTCTTTGAAGGTAGTGGAAAGTATCTTCTAAGTATGACTTTATGCCTAGTTATCTCAAGTGCTCTTGGGGCATCCTTGCCACAGTTAATAAATAAATTAACGGCAAATTATGATAATGAAGCTATTTATCGCCAGACCCTTCTAATCATGACATTTGTCTTTCTAGGGACAGCTATAAACCGCGCTGTTTATAATTTGATTATAAATCGCTATGTTGTGGGAATGGTTCAATTTGTTAGAACTCATTGTTATTCGAAGTGGCTATCAAGTGTTGAGCTTCAAACGTCAAAAGAAAACCGTAATGATCGTTATCCTCAAGGAGAAGTTCTTGCACGTATCATGAGTGATACAGAGAGTTTAAGAGAGCTTGTAACGTCTGGAACATTTGGAATCATTATTGATATCTTCTTCGTTTTAGCTTCTTTGGTGAGTTTTGTTAGCTTAAATGCCATCGCTGGTGCATATCTTGCTGCTATTCAATTTGGTGCGGCCTTAATTCTTATTTGGTGCTCTAAGTATATGAGAGCAGTATTTTTGAGTGTTAGAAACTCAAGAGCTAAGCTTTATCGCGTCGTTGCTGATTTAATCGGTGGGGTTCGTGAAAACTATTATAATCCGGCAAAGCAGTATACTTCAAAAAAGTCGTTAGTGGTTTTTGATGAGTTCTTAAGAAAAATCCTTTCTTCAAATGTTTGGGATGCTTCTTATTATTCATTTGCTGAATCTCTTTTTCCTGTTTTCTTGGCCTGTGCAATTTTCATTATTCCAAATAGTGGTATAACTCAGGTTGCTTTAATCTTTGCATTAATTGATTTAATTCAACGATCAATTAATCCAATTAAAGACGTTTCATCTAAGGTTGCAAATATACAAAGGGCAGCTACTGGGGTTGGGCGAATTGACGAATTTTTAACTGATCTAGAAAGAGAGAAGTCTTCAGATATAGACGCAAAAAGACGCAAATATGATGTTGATACAATGGATATTGATATCCAAAAATTTACTTATCCTGCAAAGGGTAAGAATTCGACGCCATTTACTCTTGAAGATATTAATTTCAGTGCAAACCAAGGTGACCTCATTGGTATTGTTGGCCTATCAGGTAGTGGAAAGTCGACTCTTTTAAATATAATGGCAGCAAATATTATTCCTGATGAAGGAAGGGTCTATGTTCAAAACCACGATGGACTGAAAAAAGAATATAATTTCGATTATATCGATGACTTTAATGAGTATCGTGAATTAATAGGAATTGTTTCACAAGATTCACATATCTTTTCTGAAAGTGTTGAGTTTAATATTACGATGGGTCAGCCTGGATTTGGTGACTTCGACAGTTTCTGGAATGAAGTCTGTACACAGATCTCATATATTTCTAAGTGGGGAATTAGGCCAGATACAGTATTAGACCAAAATGAGATCTCTTTGGGACAAAAACAACTTATCTCAGCTATCCGCTCTTGTTATTTAAAAAAGCCAATTGTTCTCTTTGATGAAATCTCATCATCTCTAGATAGTGATCTTGAAGAAGCATTGCGTAGAATGATTTTATTTGTACAAAAGCAAGCGGTAACAATTATTGTCGCTCACAGAGTTGAGACAATTCTAGAAGCACAACAAATTATTGTGATGGAAGGTGGACGTATTGTTGCTAAAGGAACACACGGAGAGTTGAAAAATACTTCACCGCAGTATGATCAATTTGTTAAAGAATTATCAAATTGA